The DNA window CCAATCCATCATTGGCGCGACGGAGAAAAGGCAATCGTGGGATTTCGTGGTTTTTTCGGTCATTTCAGTTACTTAGCGATATTCCTGAGTTTTCCATTGCAGCTCGTTTTTTAGCCATTTTCTCCGTTTTTGGCACGTCCGGTACTGCGGCGTAGTACCGAAGATGGCCATGCAGTACCAATGACGAAGCCTCCCGAGATGGGAACGGTCGTACCACGCAAGCGAAGCGATGGCTCTACAGGATACTAGGCCCAGTTCCTCATCAAGCGAGCTGGCAAGATCGTTCATCGAGAAAATCGGAGAGGCAAACAAAAATCAATCGGTCGATGGAGCTGAACGTTTGTTTCTTAGGAGCGGTTCGCCGCAGAACATTTATCTGCTGTCGCAACGTCAGGATTTCCGCCTCGAGCGCTGTCCACGACCGAAACAGATCTACGACCGTCCAAACAATGAGCCTGACAAGATCTCTCATCCTGTAACAGCATCGCCCGATTCTCGATCAACTGCCAGTCAGATTGAGTTTGCGACAGGGACAGGCGCGCGATCATCGAGAATCAGCCTGACGGACGCTCTTCCGAGATCATTTCAAGCATTGAACTTCGCCGCCGAGCCGCCCGCATCTTGCCGTTGAAGAAGTGGCGATTCTTATGCGCAACAAAGTGAGCCTGTCGGAGACGCTGATGTGGCGCGCCACGAGCCACCATTCTTAATTACAACACCATCGGAAACCATCGCTCCTTGGACAGCAAGGCTTCGATGTCACGTCATCAGCGCCGACAGCCTAATGCTGCGGTCGGTTGATGCGGTGAGCTTGTTCGCTGCGCTTGTGCAAGCTACGGGCTTCGAGCCTTCCAAGCCAATAACCTGTTGCTCACCATGGTGAGGATCGAGGCGCCGAGATATCCGATGATACCCAGGAGAAACACTCCCGCATAGAGATCAGGCGAGCGGAACGCTCTCGCCGAAATCAACGTCCAACTTCCGAGACCATCGACGCCGATCAACATCTCGCACACCACGGTCAGGATCAGTGCAACAGTGAGACTGAGGCGCAAACCCGACAAGATATCCGGGAGTGCGCTGGGCAATGCAATTTTCAAAATGACTGATGCTTTCGACAGATGGAGTACCCGCGCCACCTCGTAAAGCCGGGGCTCAACCGCCTCGAAGCCGTGAACGGTGCCCAGCAGCATGGGCCATAGAGCCCCGAACGCGACAACCGTCAGTACCATCGCATTGGACAGCCCCAACAGAACGATGAAGATTGGTATCGTCGCGGACGCTGGCAAGGGCCTCAAGAATTCAAGTATCGGCCCCAGTAATCGTCGAAGGCGGGGTGAACTTCCAATCAAGGATCCCAGCAAGACCCCAAGAACGGATGCGAGCGCCCAACCAATGAGCATTCGCCATACCGTCGCATAGACCCGCGGCGCCAAATCACCGGACGCAGCCGCGCGCGTAAAAGCCTTCCAGGTCCGATCGGGCCCCGGGAAAAAAGCCGGGGACAATATCTTCATGTCCGCGATGATCTGCCAAAGCAGGACCAGAACGACGCCGACCGCTATACTGGCGAGGGCCCATGCTATGCGCGCCTTCACCGTAAGCCTCCCGCGCCTGCGCGTCCAAACAAGCGCGCCTGCAAAAATATGAGCAAGCTGTTGATTGCCACGCCGACCACGCCTATCCAGACCAGCATCGCCAGCATCAACGCAGGCTGAAGCGACTGCTGTGCCATCATGATGGCGTGGCCAAGCCCGATCGGATTGGCGGCAATTTCCACGGTCACCGACACGATCATCGCGATGCCGGCCGCGAGTCGAATACCGACAAATATCCGCGGCAGCGAAGCGGGAAGCACAATCTTGAATGTTGTCGCGATCACACCCAGACGCAGGACCCGTGCGACTTCGATAAGGCGCGGCTCAATTTCCGCAATCGCCGATCGCGTGGTGATCAGGACCGGCCACGCAGCGGCGAAACTCACGACGGCAATCTCCATCGTATAGCCGAAGCCAGCCACGATCATAGCGATAGGAATCAATGCGACGGAAGGAATGGGCCTGATAACCTCGACCGGAAAACGAAAGAGCTTATCCAGTCGCGAGAAAGACCCGAGCAAAGTGCCGAGCGCGAGACCGGCCAATCCACCGAATGCAAGGCCGCCGAATGTCGTAACCAGAGTATCTCGAGTCGCGGCAATCAATGTGCCGTCTCTAAGGGCGCGGATGAAGGAGAACAATATCTTGCTGGGAGCGGCCAGCGTATCGCCGTGCAGATGTCCAAGGCGGAAAGCCGCCTCCCCGATGACAACGACCAACAATGGAATGAGCAGGCCGCTGGCGCGATCGATGATCGGTCGGCTATTTGTCGCGCTCATTCTCGGCTTTCTTGATGAAATCGAACAGTTCTCTGCGCAACTTCAGAAATTCGGGCTGCTCGCGGGTTAGAAGCTGATCTCTCGGTTTCGGCAAGTTGACGGCGAAAGAGGTGCCTATCCGGCCGGGATTGGATCGCAGACCTATGATGCGATCACCGAGGTAGATCGCCTCTTCTAGGTCGTGTGTCACGAAAAAGACCGCCGCCCCCGAGGTCCTCACGATGGAAAGGATTTCATCCTGAAGGGATTGCCGGGTCATCGCATCCAGCGCGCCGAACGGTTCATCCATCAACAGCACGCTCGGCTTCTGGGCGAGACACCTTGCGATCTGCAGACGTTGCTGCATGCCGCCCGACATCTCAGCGGGATATTTCCCCGCGTGATCTTGCAGTCCCACCTTGAGAAGCAGGTCGGCGATTACCGGCTTGCGTTCCCTGGCAGGGATGCTGCGAGCTTCCAGCGCCAGCGATATATTTTGAGCAGCCGTCCTCCAGGGCAAAAGAGCCTTGCTGTAATCCTGAAAGACGACCGCAATATCGCGGCTCGATTCAACAAGCGGGCAACCGCGGAAAAGGATCGTGCCACGACTGGGTTTGATGAGCCCTGCGAGCAGCCGCAGTGCGGTCGTCTTGCCGGAGCCGGATGGGCCGACAATACAAACGAATTCTCCGCTGGCTATTTGCAAGGTGAGATCATCGATGATCCTTCGTCCATCGAACTCGACATCGACATGGTCGAACGCAATCGAGCAATCGTTCGGTCTTGGTACGCGATCCCCCGTGCCGCGCTCCTCGCCTCGAACGGACGAGGACGACACGCCGGCGGAGGCCGTGTTCATGCCCCGCTCCGTACGACGTTCAACATCTGGTCGGGCTCACCATTGAGGTAATGATGTAGATTCCTCTCGATGATCGGCAGAGCCTGAAGATCATAGTCGTCGGTAAGGCCGCCCATGTGACAGGTGATGATGACGCTCTCCATAGCCCAGAACCGATGGTCCGAGGGCAGCGGCTCGGTGGCAAATACGTCCAGGGCGGCGCCGCTCACCGGCCCCTCTTCGAGCGCCTTGATGAGCGCGGTCTCATCGACCACGCCGCCCCGCGCTAGATTGACCAGGTAACTTCCTTGCTTCATGCCCATCAGCACCTCTTCGTTCACGATATGATGGGTCGCAGTTGAATACGGCGTTAAGAGCACGAAAAAATCGAGCTCGGCAGCCACGTTCTTCAGTTCGCTCATGGGATGCATGCGATCGAAGCCAACGACATCGCGCTGGGATGTGCTAAGGCCCACGACGGTCATGCCCAGCGCCTTGCATCTCGGCGCCAGCGCCTCGGCGATCACGCCGACGCCGAGGATGCCGACCGTCTTGCCGTGAATGATTTCCGGCAGCCAGCGCTCCCAAACGTGCTTGTCCTGATTGCGTATCGTGCGAGGGATTTTTCGGGAAAGCGCCAACATAGATGCAATCGCCGCTTCCGACATCTGCGGTCCGTGGGCGCCGCGCATATTGGTCACCAGCACGCTCGCGGGCAAGCTTGGCCGATCGATGATATTATCGACACCAGTCCCGGTGCCCTGAATCCAGCGCAACTTCGGCATGTGCCCCAGCACATAATCCGCGCGCGTGGAGAGGTAGGGGCCATGCGTCATCAGGATTTCAGCATCGGTAAGAAACCTGTCGACATTGGTTACGTTCTCCACCAGATCGAAACTCACGTTCGGAAACGTACGCGCCAGATAGCGGTGAAATTTGTTGCGGAGCTTTTCCGGCATATTGAGCAGCAGCAGCACCTTGGTCATGATTCGTGATCCTTTTGGCGAAAGCTGCCCATTTTTCTCGCCATTTGCTGGATGAGATCGCGAGTACGATCAGGCGCCGCGCCCCTTGCCAACGGGCGTGCAGGTTCCGCGTAGTTCTTCAAGACGAGATCTCTGGTGCGGCCAAAATGTTGCGCCAGCAGCGTTGTCGCCGCCGCGGCGTCGCGCGCGAGCGTTGCCTTCATCAGTTCGCGATGTTCAGTTTCGAGATCGCGCGCAACATTCTTTCGGCTTCTCGACAAAGCGCGATAGCGTTCGCTTTGCTCGAACAAAACGGCACGAAATCGCATCAGCCATTCCAGTCCGCACGCCCCGACAAGACTGGCGTGAAAACGATTGTGCAGATCCGGCCATGTTTCGTTTCCGGGCCGCGCACCCGACATGGACTTCCAGGCTGCCTCAATCTCTTCGGACCAGTCCGCGCCTCCGCGCGCGATGGAACGGCGGAGTGCCAGGCATTCGATCTCGATGCGTGTTTCCGTCACGTCGTCGAGATCTCTGATCGAGGCCGGACTGACGCGAAATCCCCGCTGATCTTCCGCGACGACCAAGCCGTCCGCGACAAGCCGGGAGAGCGCTTCGCGAACCGCCGCGAGGCTTACGTCATAAACCTTGGCGAGATTTCCGATATGCAGCTTTTCGTCGGGCTTCAGCCGGCACGACAAAATCTCGGCCTTCAGATTCGCAAAGACCGCTGACGTAAGCGACCGGACTTCGGACAGATCGGTTCTGATTGTGCGGGTCGGATGCTTTTGCATGCCGGCTTCTCATGCCCCAACCAAAAGCGCCGGTCAATAAAATTGATGTTTTATAGTGAAAATCGATTTTCATTGACGGCGGTTCGATCGTCCATTAGCTGTGACGCAGGCGCCATTTCGTCCGCACGGCATCCCGCCGGCGCAGGAGAGAACGTGAACGCTGCGGGGATTTCCGATGCGGTTGGTGAGTTTTGTTGCTGGTGCGAGCTCCTGTTATGGAGTTGTTAAGAATGATCGGATCATCGATCTGTCTAAACGAATGAAGTTCTCCAGCCTGCGCGAAATGATCGGTGCGGGTGCGCTTGGAGAGGCCGGGAAACTTGCCGCCACGATCGAGGCCGATCTGCCGCTCGAAGGAACGCGGCTCCTGCCACCTATTCCTGATCCGGGAAAAATAATTTGCGTCGGCTTGAACTACCACGACCACGTCGCGGAGACGGGGCGCAAGCTGACCGAGAAGCCGGCGCTGTTCAATCGATTTGCAGAAAGCCAGATCGGCCATTTGCAACCGATGATCAAGCCGTTGGAGTCCGATCAGCTGGATTATGAGGGCGAATTAGCCATCGTGATCGGCAAGGCGGGGCGCAGAATCAACGTCGCCGATGCGATGGACTATGTCGCCGGCTATTCCTGCTACAACGACGGTAGCGTGCGCGATTGGCAATACCACACCACCCAGTTCATGTCCGGCAAGAACTTTGTCGGAACCGGCGCATTCGGTCCCTGGTTGGTGACCGCTGACGAGATCGCCGATCCCACGGTGTTGCGGCTGACAACGCGTCTGAACGGCACCGTCATGCAAACGGCGACCGTCGACATGATGATCACCTCGATACCCGCGCAGATTGCCTACATCTCCACGTTCATACCGCTGCAACCCGGAGACGTCATTGTGACGGGTACCCCGGGGGGCGTCGGGTCGAAGCGCAAGCCACCGATCTTCAT is part of the Bradyrhizobium canariense genome and encodes:
- a CDS encoding ABC transporter permease → MKARIAWALASIAVGVVLVLLWQIIADMKILSPAFFPGPDRTWKAFTRAAASGDLAPRVYATVWRMLIGWALASVLGVLLGSLIGSSPRLRRLLGPILEFLRPLPASATIPIFIVLLGLSNAMVLTVVAFGALWPMLLGTVHGFEAVEPRLYEVARVLHLSKASVILKIALPSALPDILSGLRLSLTVALILTVVCEMLIGVDGLGSWTLISARAFRSPDLYAGVFLLGIIGYLGASILTMVSNRLLAWKARSP
- a CDS encoding D-2-hydroxyacid dehydrogenase, which codes for MTKVLLLLNMPEKLRNKFHRYLARTFPNVSFDLVENVTNVDRFLTDAEILMTHGPYLSTRADYVLGHMPKLRWIQGTGTGVDNIIDRPSLPASVLVTNMRGAHGPQMSEAAIASMLALSRKIPRTIRNQDKHVWERWLPEIIHGKTVGILGVGVIAEALAPRCKALGMTVVGLSTSQRDVVGFDRMHPMSELKNVAAELDFFVLLTPYSTATHHIVNEEVLMGMKQGSYLVNLARGGVVDETALIKALEEGPVSGAALDVFATEPLPSDHRFWAMESVIITCHMGGLTDDYDLQALPIIERNLHHYLNGEPDQMLNVVRSGA
- a CDS encoding ABC transporter permease, which translates into the protein MSATNSRPIIDRASGLLIPLLVVVIGEAAFRLGHLHGDTLAAPSKILFSFIRALRDGTLIAATRDTLVTTFGGLAFGGLAGLALGTLLGSFSRLDKLFRFPVEVIRPIPSVALIPIAMIVAGFGYTMEIAVVSFAAAWPVLITTRSAIAEIEPRLIEVARVLRLGVIATTFKIVLPASLPRIFVGIRLAAGIAMIVSVTVEIAANPIGLGHAIMMAQQSLQPALMLAMLVWIGVVGVAINSLLIFLQARLFGRAGAGGLR
- a CDS encoding GntR family transcriptional regulator yields the protein MQKHPTRTIRTDLSEVRSLTSAVFANLKAEILSCRLKPDEKLHIGNLAKVYDVSLAAVREALSRLVADGLVVAEDQRGFRVSPASIRDLDDVTETRIEIECLALRRSIARGGADWSEEIEAAWKSMSGARPGNETWPDLHNRFHASLVGACGLEWLMRFRAVLFEQSERYRALSRSRKNVARDLETEHRELMKATLARDAAAATTLLAQHFGRTRDLVLKNYAEPARPLARGAAPDRTRDLIQQMARKMGSFRQKDHES
- a CDS encoding ABC transporter ATP-binding protein, producing the protein MNTASAGVSSSSVRGEERGTGDRVPRPNDCSIAFDHVDVEFDGRRIIDDLTLQIASGEFVCIVGPSGSGKTTALRLLAGLIKPSRGTILFRGCPLVESSRDIAVVFQDYSKALLPWRTAAQNISLALEARSIPARERKPVIADLLLKVGLQDHAGKYPAEMSGGMQQRLQIARCLAQKPSVLLMDEPFGALDAMTRQSLQDEILSIVRTSGAAVFFVTHDLEEAIYLGDRIIGLRSNPGRIGTSFAVNLPKPRDQLLTREQPEFLKLRRELFDFIKKAENERDK
- a CDS encoding fumarylacetoacetate hydrolase family protein, which codes for MRLVSFVAGASSCYGVVKNDRIIDLSKRMKFSSLREMIGAGALGEAGKLAATIEADLPLEGTRLLPPIPDPGKIICVGLNYHDHVAETGRKLTEKPALFNRFAESQIGHLQPMIKPLESDQLDYEGELAIVIGKAGRRINVADAMDYVAGYSCYNDGSVRDWQYHTTQFMSGKNFVGTGAFGPWLVTADEIADPTVLRLTTRLNGTVMQTATVDMMITSIPAQIAYISTFIPLQPGDVIVTGTPGGVGSKRKPPIFMKQGDTIEVEIDQVGTLRNTIENER